One window of the Triticum dicoccoides isolate Atlit2015 ecotype Zavitan chromosome 3B, WEW_v2.0, whole genome shotgun sequence genome contains the following:
- the LOC119274488 gene encoding metal tolerance protein 7-like isoform X2 yields the protein MSTAGGREEGEPEPPAAASWRLRMGSSDTMRAPDRRPPFFSRLFGAACPSDGKQRKIAKYYEKQESLLKDFSEMESMNELGCLDQNSAPTEEELRQLAKGEKLAINLSNIINLVLFVGKVVASFETRSMAVIASTLDSLLDLLSGFILWFTAHAMKKPNKYSYPIGKRRMQPVGIVVFASVMGCLGFQVLIESGRELVTQEHTTFDTWKEMWMVGSMSSVAVVKFFLMLYCRTFKNEIVRAYAQDHFFDVITNSVGLVSALLAVKFKWWMDPVGAILIALYTITTWARTVLENVGTLIGRSAPAEYLTKLTYLIWNHHEEIRHIDTVRAYTFGTHYFVEVDVVLPGDMPLSQAHDIGEALQEKLEQLPEVERAFVHVDFEFTHRPEHKADV from the exons ATGTCGACGGCGGGCGGGCGCGAGGAGGGGGAGCCggagccgccggcggcggcgtcgtggAGGCTGCGCATGGGCAGCAGCGACACCATGCGCGCCCCGGACCGGCGGCCACCTTTCTTCTCCAGGCTCTTCGGCGCCGCCTGCCCGTCGGACG GGAAACAAAGGAAAATCGCAAAGTACTACGAGAAGCAGGAGAGTCTCCTGAAGGATTTCAGCGAGATGGAGAGCATGAATGAGCTCGGCTGCTTGGATCAGAACAGTGCTCCTACCGAG GAAGAGCTGCGGCAATTGGCCAAGGGCGAAAAGCTGGCGATCAACCTGTCGAACATCATCAACCTGGTCCTGTTCGTCGGGAAAGTCGTCGCTTCATTCGAGACGAGGTCGATGGCGGTGATCGCGTCGACGCTGGACTCGCTGCTGGACCTCCTGTCAGGGTTCATCCTCTGGTTCACGGCGCACGCCATGAAGAAGCCCAACAAGTACAGCTACCCGATCGGCAAGAGGCGCATGCAGCCAGTG GGCATCGTGGTTTTCGCGTCGGTGATGGGGTGCCTGGGGTTCCAGGTGCTGATCGAGTCGGGGCGGGAGCTGGTGACGCAGGAGCACACCACATTCGACACCTGGAAGGAGATGTGGATGGTGGGCAGCATGTCGTCGGTGGCCGTCGTCAAGTTCTTCCTCATGCTCTACTGCCGGACCTTCAAGAACGAGATCGTCCGGGCGTACGCGCAGGaccacttcttcgacgtcatcaccAACTCCGTCGGCCTCGTCAGCGCCCTCCTCGCCGTCAAGTTCAAGTGGTGGATGGATCCCGTCGGAGCCATACTG ATCGCGCTGTACACGATCACGACGTGGGCGCGGACGGTGCTGGAGAACGTGGGCACGCTCATCGGGAGGTCGGCGCCGGCGGAGTACCTGACCAAGCTCACGTACCTGATATGGAACCACCACGAGGAGATCCGGCACATCGACACCGTGAGGGCATACACCTTCGGGACGCACTACTTCGTGGAGGTGGACGTGGTGCTGCCCGGGGACATGCCGCTCAGCCAGGCGCACGACATCGGGGAGGCGCTGCAGGAGAAGCTGGAGCAGCTGCCAGAGGTGGAGCGCGCCTTCGTCCACGTCGACTTCGAGTTCACGCACCGCCCGGAGCACAAGGCCGACGTCTGA
- the LOC119274488 gene encoding metal tolerance protein 7-like isoform X1, protein MATAGGREEGEPEPPAESWRLRMGSSDALRAPERLHRRPPFFSRLFGAACPSHGKQRKIAKYYEKQESLLKDFSEMESMNELGCLDQNSAPTEEELRQLAKGEKLAINLSNIINLVLFVGKVVASFETRSMAVIASTLDSLLDLLSGFILWFTAHAMKKPNKYSYPIGKRRMQPVGIVVFASVMGCLGFQVLIESGRELVTQEHTTFDTWKEMWMVGSMSSVAVVKFFLMLYCRTFKNEIVRAYAQDHFFDVITNSVGLVSALLAVKFKWWMDPVGAILIALYTITTWARTVLENVGTLIGRSAPAEYLTKLTYLIWNHHEEIRHIDTVRAYTFGTHYFVEVDVVLPGDMPLSQAHDIGEALQEKLEQLPEVERAFVHVDFEFTHRPEHKADV, encoded by the exons ATGGCGACGGCGGGCGGGCGCGAGGAGGGGGAGCCGGAGCCGCCGGCGGAGTCGTGGAGGCTGCGCATGGGCAGCAGCGACGCCCTGCGCGCCCCGGAGCGGCTGCACCGGCGGCCGCCCTTCTTCTCCAGGCTCTTTGGCGCCGCTTGCCCGTCCCACG GGAAACAAAGGAAAATCGCAAAGTACTACGAGAAGCAGGAGAGTCTCCTGAAGGATTTCAGCGAGATGGAGAGCATGAATGAGCTCGGCTGCTTGGATCAGAACAGTGCTCCTACCGAG GAAGAGCTGCGGCAATTGGCCAAGGGCGAAAAGCTGGCGATCAACCTGTCGAACATCATCAACCTGGTCCTGTTCGTCGGGAAAGTCGTCGCTTCATTCGAGACGAGGTCGATGGCGGTGATCGCGTCGACGCTGGACTCGCTGCTGGACCTCCTGTCAGGGTTCATCCTCTGGTTCACGGCGCACGCCATGAAGAAGCCCAACAAGTACAGCTACCCGATCGGCAAGAGGCGCATGCAGCCAGTG GGCATCGTGGTTTTCGCGTCGGTGATGGGGTGCCTGGGGTTCCAGGTGCTGATCGAGTCGGGGCGGGAGCTGGTGACGCAGGAGCACACCACATTCGACACCTGGAAGGAGATGTGGATGGTGGGCAGCATGTCGTCGGTGGCCGTCGTCAAGTTCTTCCTCATGCTCTACTGCCGGACCTTCAAGAACGAGATCGTCCGGGCGTACGCGCAGGaccacttcttcgacgtcatcaccAACTCCGTCGGCCTCGTCAGCGCCCTCCTCGCCGTCAAGTTCAAGTGGTGGATGGATCCCGTCGGAGCCATACTG ATCGCGCTGTACACGATCACGACGTGGGCGCGGACGGTGCTGGAGAACGTGGGCACGCTCATCGGGAGGTCGGCGCCGGCGGAGTACCTGACCAAGCTCACGTACCTGATATGGAACCACCACGAGGAGATCCGGCACATCGACACCGTGAGGGCATACACCTTCGGGACGCACTACTTCGTGGAGGTGGACGTGGTGCTGCCCGGGGACATGCCGCTCAGCCAGGCGCACGACATCGGGGAGGCGCTGCAGGAGAAGCTGGAGCAGCTGCCAGAGGTGGAGCGCGCCTTCGTCCACGTCGACTTCGAGTTCACGCACCGCCCGGAGCACAAGGCCGACGTCTGA
- the LOC119280589 gene encoding acyl transferase 15-like codes for MNFPVTKCWPPVLVGPSEPTPAGHLPLTSTDKGCLYLPVTSLHVFHRPIHEPAETIRRALSHALVHYYPLAGRLDVSGPDVELACTGDGVEYVAATTSYTLEDVRFLDSPLVTPLDAFALRSGDRVRMPDCPLVMMQVTEFACGGYVVGVTWNHAVADAFGMAQFLGAVGELARGLSMPSVVPVRHDAALPEIPHLFGAVGPCLGFTHAEYAYTDATIPWSFISRVKAEYAGVDQPCSTFDVVAAAIWRCRTRAMNADPASPTLLVFTANVRKHIGAKDGYYGNCIALQMAVSTCGAVANGGTAETAKLIKHGKERIPCILGDYKPVLFSEEVVGALRGYAPLFMSSWGGIGLDGVDFGGGRPARVMADMEVTWTPCCIPCLPCSRKDGDGVNVLAFCVREEHVDRFHAELATLH; via the coding sequence ATGAACTTCCCTGTGACCAAGTGCTGGCCGCCGGTGCTTGTCGGCCCGTCGGAGCCCACGCCGGCCGGCCATCTGCCTCTCACCTCCACTGACAAGGGCTGCCTCTACCTGCCAGTCACGTCGCTCCACGTTTTCCACCGCCCGATCCACGAGCCGGCCGAGACCATACGGCGTGCGCTGTCCCATGCGCTGGTCCACTACTACCCCCTCGCCGGTCGCCTCGACGTCAGCGGCCCGGACGTCGAGCTCGCATGCACCGGTGATGGCGTTGAGTACGTCGCCGCGACGACGAGCTACACTCTGGAGGATGTCAGGTTCCTTGACTCGCCGCTGGTGACCCCTCTGGATGCCTTTGCCCTCCGGTCCGGCGATCGCGTCCGCATGCCGGACTGCCCGCTGGTGATGATGCAGGTCACCGAGTTCGCCTGCGGCGGATACGTCGTCGGGGTGACGTGGAACCATGCCGTCGCCGATGCCTTTGGGATGGCCCAGTTCCTAGGAGCCGTCGGCGAGCTTGCGCGCGGGCTGTCCATGCCGTCCGTCGTTCCGGTCAGGCACGACGCGGCGCTCCCGGAGATCCCGCACCTGTTCGGCGCCGTCGGGCCGTGCCTGGGCTTCACgcacgccgagtacgcctacacggACGCGACCATCCCTTGGAGCTTCATCAGCCGCGTCAAGGCAGAGTACGCCGGCGTCGACCAGCCGTGCTCGACGTTCGATGTCGTGGCCGCGGCGATATGGCGGTGCCGGACCCGCGCGATGAACGCCGACCCGGCCTCCCCCACGCTGCTGGTTTTCACGGCCAACGTGCGGAAGCACATTGGCGCCAAGGATGGCTACTACGGCAACTGCATCGCGCTGCAGATGGCCGTGTCGACGTGTGGCGCggtggcgaacggcggcaccgCTGAGACGGCGAAGCTGATCAAGCACGGCAAGGAGCGGATACCTTGCATCCTTGGAGATTACAAGCCTGTGCTGTTCAGCGAGGAGGTCGTTGGCGCGCTCCGCGGGTACGCGCCGCTGTTCATGTCGAGCTGGGGCGGCATCGGGCTGGACGGGGTCGACTTCGGCGGCGGGAGGCCGGCGAGGGTGATGGCTGACATGGAGGTGACGTGGACGCCATGCTGCATCCCGTGCCTACCGTGTTCGAGGAAGGACGGCGACGGCGTGAATGTGCTGGCGTTCTGCGTCAGGGAGGAGCACGTCGACAGATTCCATGCCGAGCTGGCGACGCTCCACTGA
- the LOC119279154 gene encoding LOW QUALITY PROTEIN: acyl-acyl carrier protein thioesterase ATL3, chloroplastic-like (The sequence of the model RefSeq protein was modified relative to this genomic sequence to represent the inferred CDS: substituted 2 bases at 2 genomic stop codons), producing the protein MQQPGSNIAPNAHYSPPSLARAGARANWSRSGHHLAMLSGQSRRPRRVKALAIPAPGSQGIFSDNTSHETKLSSIRVDKFFEVEMTVRDSDLDQYGVVNNAIYVAYIHNAREKLAASIGFSMASVAHTGNVMALLELNLKYFKPLLRGAKFVVKVRVVQIKGVRILVEHFIETLSDRELVLEAIATVVCLNKDYRPTRVFPEVSSKLQQFFSTXDGXREDQLTRYLMCAYMALK; encoded by the exons ATGCAGCAACCTGGTAGTAATATCGCTCCCAACGCCCACTACTCACCACCTTCCTTGGCTCGTGCTGGGGCTAGAGCTAACTGGtcccgctccggccaccacctcgcCATGCTCTCCGGCCAATCACGTCGCCCCCGCCGTGTGAAGGCCCTCGCCATCCCTGCACCTGGCTCCCAGGGCATCTTCAGCGACAACACCAGCCACGAAACAAAACTAAG TTCAATTAGGGTGGACAAGTTCTTCGAAGTGGAGATGACCGTCCGTGACAGTGATCTTGACCAGTATGGAGTCGTTAACAACGCCATTTATGTTGCTTACATCCACAATG CTCGAGAGAAGCTGGCTGCGAGCATTGGCTTCAGCATGGCCTCCGTAGCACACACAGGCAACGTGATGGCACTCTTGGAACTGAACCTCAAGTACTTCAAGCCTCTACTG CGAGGTGCCAAATTTGTCGTCAAGGTGAGGGTTGTCCAGATAAAGGGTGTGAGGATACTTGTTGAACACTTCATCGAGACACTATCGGATCGTGAG CTTGTTTTGGAAGCGATAGCGACCGTCGTCTGCCTCAACAAGGACTACCGTCCGACCCGCGTCTTCCCGGAGGTGTCATCCAAGCTGCAGCAGTTCTTCTCAACCTAGGACGGCTAGCGTGAAGATCAGCTTACAAGATATCTTATGTGTGCTTATATGGCTCTCAAATGA